A portion of the Salminus brasiliensis chromosome 9, fSalBra1.hap2, whole genome shotgun sequence genome contains these proteins:
- the LOC140562848 gene encoding opsin-5-like, with product MGKLPEDTVFHSNIPKEADITIAVVYMFFGVCSLLGNSTLLYVSYKKKHLLKPAEFFIINLAVSDMGLTLSLYPLAITSSFSHRWLFGRVVCLMYAFCGVLFGICSLTTLTLLSLVCFVKVCCPLYGNRFTASHGRLLLVCAWAYALVFACSPLAHWGEYGPEPYGTACCIDWRSSNQRSSARSYMVVLFVFCYLLPCALIAASYTGILLTLRGSRRTMEQHRPAPTRLSNIHTVIVKLSVAICIGFFAAWSPYAVVSMWAAFGQIKTIPPLAFAMPAMFAKSSTIYNPIVYLLLRPNFRRVAWRDLRLLCRACLRRCFCSAVLQRPCRPKSVTLPWSLRKRSRKPNSVCGELPGSAAKGHACEKCSDAFECFRHYPKACQLDTIDTCTSLRCPIVGAVLSLPVELNQQQKSTKNKPFRVRMWGKRKAEIEHFRISLETMPGHAKVAW from the exons ATGGGAAAGCTTCCTGAAGACACTGTGTTTCACTCCAACATCCCAAAGGAGGCAGATATCACAATAGCTGTggtttacatgtttttcg GAGTTTGCTCTTTGCTGGGGAACAGCACGCTGCTCTATGTCTCCTATAAGAAGAAGCATTTGCTGAAGCCGGCCGAGTTCTTCATCATTAACCTGGCAGTCAGTGACATGGGTCTGACGCTGTCCCTCTACCCGCTGGCCATCACGTCCAGCTTCTCCCACAG ATGGCTGTTCGGACGGGTGGTCTGCCTCATGTACGCTTTCTGTGGAGTGCTGTTTGGCATCTGCAGCCTGACGACGCTTACCCTACTGAGTCTTGTGTGTTTCGTGAAGGTGTGCTGCCCTCTTTATG GTAACAGGTTCACCGCCTCTCACGGCCGCCTCCTGCTGGTGTGCGCGTGGGCGTACGCCCTGGTCTTCGCCTGCTCTCCGCTGGCCCACTGGGGCGAATACGGGCCCGAGCCCTACGGGACGGCCTGCTGTATTGACTGGCGCTCATCCAACCAGCGCAGCAGCGCCCGCTCCTACATGGTGGTCCTATTCGTTTTCTGCTACCTGCTGCCCTGCGCCCTCATCGCGGCCTCCTACACAGGCATCCTCCTCACACTCCGCGGCTCAAGGAGAACTATGGAGCAGCACAGGCCTGCTCCTACACGCCTCAGCAACATCCACACCGTCATCGTTAAG CTCAGCGTGGCCATCTGCATCGGCTTCTTCGCCGCGTGGAGCCCGTACGCAGTGGTGTCCATGTGGGCCGCCTTCGGCCAGATCAAAACCATCCCCCCGCTTGCCTTCGCCATGCCTGCCATGTTCGCCAAATCCTCCACCATCTACAACCCCATTGTTTACCTTCTACTGCGGCCCAACTTCCGCAGGGTCGCTTGGCGAGACCTGCGTTTGCTGTGCCGGGCCTGTCTCAGACGCTGCTTCTGTTCTGCCGTCCTCCAGCGACCCTGCCGCCCGAAATCAGTCACCTTGCCTTGGTCACTGAGGAAACGATCCCGCAAGCCCAACTCTGTTTGTGGTGAGCTTCCAGGTTCTGCAGCAAAAGGACATGCATGTGAAAAGTGCAGTGATGCTTTCGAGTGCTTCAGACACTACCCCAAAGCATGTCAGCTCGATACCATAGACACTTGCACTTCACTGAGATGTCCTATTGTGGGCGCAGTTCTGTCACTGCCAGTGGAGCTCAATCAGCAGCAAAAATCCACTAAGAATAAGCCTTTTCGAGTCAGGATGTGGGGCAAACGGAAAGCGGAGATCGAACACTTCAGGATTAGCTTGGAAACGATGCCTGGACATGCAAAAGTAGCTTGGTGA